The Rhodohalobacter sp. 614A genomic interval AACAAACGCACCTGCTGCTGCACCAAATGAGGGTATTCCGCTTTTAAAAAAGGTCCTGTTCGGAAAGGGCTGCTTGCTGCCGGAAGCTGGTCACTCGATGAGGTGGGAATCTGGGTAATACGATAAATACGATCAGAATCGTCAATAAAACGATCATAACTCAACTCATTTAGTACGTAAATACTAATAAGAAGACAGCAAGCTACCCCTATTGCCAAGCCTGCTACGTTGATAAATGTATAGCCAATTCGCTTCCTGAAGTTACGAAAAGCAATCTTCGCGTAGTTCTCTATCATGTTGCCTGGAGGAAGGATCTTTTTTATAAACTTAAGTACGCAAATCCGCAAATGAATGACAAGAGGTAACTTGGCTTTTTTGACCGGCAGTCAAAAGAATTCCCTGTAATTATTTACAGTTTTCTATCAGTCTCACCCCTCTCCGAAAATGCTCATAACTGAATACTGTGCGTTTGATATCATTCGTTTCTCAAGCTTTTCACGGGATTCATTAACGCTGCTTTGATGGATTGCCAACTTACAGTTAGCAAAGCAATCACCAATGTTACAGCACCGGCTCCGATAAACATCCAGATGTTGATATCAATTCTGTAGGCGAAATCCTTAAGCCATCCGCTCATTGTATACCAGGCTATGGGCACAGCAATTGCAAATCCAATCAGCACCAAAAGTATGTAGTCTTTGGAAAGTAAAGACACAATATCGGTTACAGTCGCGCCCAGTACTTTTCGCACACCAATTTCCTTGGTTCGCTGCTCGGCACTGAAAGCTGCCATGGCAAATAATCCCAGGCATGCAACAAAAATGGCCAGTGCAGAAAATATCGTCATGATCGTTCCCATCCGTTGTTCAGCGCGATACATTGATTCGAAACTGCTGTTCATAAAGGTATAGCTGAAAGGCTGATCCGGAGCCAGTTTATCCCATTCTCTTCTTGCCGTCTGTATAATTTCTGATGCGCCGGCTGCATCAAACCGGATCGCCGCAAGTCCGCTACTTCGGCCCAAGCGAAGTCCCAGAGCACCGATATTTTGATGCATTGATTCAAAATGAAAATCCTCAACTACGCCTATCACGTGATAGGCCGTATACCCCTCATCTTCTCCAAACTCATTTAATGTGCGTATTTCTTCCCCAATGGGATTTTCAAATCCAAATAAATCTGCCGCTTTTTGATTGATCACAATAGCCGATGAATCGGTTCCCATATCCCGGCTAAAATTTCGTCCGTCAGCCATTTCCATTTTCAGAGTGGGGATGTAGTCGTAATCCACATTCCAGATTTGCATAGAAACACTATTCTCGTTCGTCATTTGAGAACCTGTATAGAAAGGTGTGTCTGTTCGCGACGACGGAACGGGCAAAAAACTGCTAATGGTTACATTCTCCACCTGCGGAAGACGTTTCATATTTTCCTTAAAGACCGGCAAATTTTGTTCCAGACCGTATGCATTTTCAACAATTAACACCTGGCTTTTTTCATAACCGGGGTTTTTCTGTTGTACAAACTGAAGCTGCTGGTAAATAACAACGGTCCCAATAATCAGGATGATTGAGATTGCAAATTGAGTAACTACCAGGCCGCTTCGGAGTTTTTTGCTTTTGGCTCCCTGCGATACACTTCCCTTTAAAACTTTAACCGGCTGAAAGGAAGAGAGGAAAAACGCAGGATAAATACCGGCCAGCAGACCAATCATCAGTGATGATGCGATCAGAAAAATCATCAATTCCGGATTGGTGAAAAGTGCAGGATCGAAGCTTTTTCCGGACAATTCATTAAAATACGGCATGGCTATTTGCACGCCGGCCATCGCGATCAAAAAAGCAATCATACTGAGTAGCACCGACTCAAAAAGAAATTGTCCTATAAGGCTGCTCTTTCCCGATCCCAGAACTTTACGAACCCCAACTTCGCGAGCACGACCCGCCGAACGAGCCGTTGAAAGGTTCATAAAATTGATGCAGGCAATCAAAAGAACAAAAATCGCGATGGCAGAGAATATGTAAACGTATTGGATACTTCCGTTTACACCCAATTCTACCGTCAGATTGGAATGCAAATGAATGTCGGTAAGGGACTGCAGGTAATAGTGAATATCCGTACCTGAAGAAGCGATATCTTCTTCAGTAACATTTAGAAGTTGTAAAGCCTGAGGCAGCACATAATTTTTTAAAACATGATTATTCAGCTTTTGCTCGAATTCAGCTGCATCGGTGCCTTCAGCAAGCAGCAAATATGTATTGTAGTTGTTACTTAGCCACCATGTGTTTTTGCTGTCGGCAAAGGTGGACATGGAAACATAGATAGGAAAATGAAAATGAGAATTTTGAGGTAGATCTTTTACAACTCCGGTAACCGTCATATCTGAAGAATTATCAAACCGGAGCGTTTTCCCTATGGGATCTTCGCTGCCAAAATATTTTTCGGCTGCTGTTTGAGTGATGACGACCGAATGTGGAGCGGTCAGCGCCGTGTTGGGATCTCCTTCAATAAACTGAAATGTTAACACTTTGAAAATGGTGGAATCGGCAAATACAACATTGTCTTCCTTAAAAACCTGCTCTTTATATCTGACTAAATAATCTCCCTGATTATTGAAGCGAGTGACTTCTCTAACTTCAGGAAAATCATCTTTCAATGTATAGGCCATCGGAGCCGGTGCTGTTGCCAACTCAAAATGATTTCCTCCAAATGTGATATCGGAAGCTACCCGGTAAATCCGGTCAGAATGGGTATTAAATTTGTCGTAGCTCAGTTCATCCTGCACATACAAAAAAATGAAAATACAGCAAAAAATCCCGACAGCTAATCCCAACACATTGATCAGCGAATAGAACTTTTTCTTCCAAAGATTTCTAACAGCAATTTTGATGTAGTTTTTTAGCATTTCTTTGTCTGTTGTAGGTTGTCAGTTGTCTGTAGTTCAGGATAGTTGCTTCCAACTGACAACGAACCACCAACTACGAACCAGTTTATTCACTCCTCAAACTTTCGGCGGGATTTATCATCGCAGTTTTGATAGAATGATAACTAACTGTGAGAAGCCCTATCAACACAGCTATTATCCCCGCCTGGAAGAAAACTTCCATACTGAATTCTATTCTATAGGCAAAGTCGGTCAGCCATTGGTTCATTACGTACCATGCAACAGGTACCGCGATGAGAAAGCCTGTGACAATAAGGATCAAAAAATCTTTGCTTAGCAAATTCACTATATCCGATATAGTTGCGCCTAAAACCTTACGAATGCCGATTTCTTTTATACGTTGGGTGGACGTAAAAGTGCTCAATCCAAATAATCCGAGACAAGATATAAGTATTGCCA includes:
- a CDS encoding ABC transporter permease, which gives rise to MLKNYIKIAVRNLWKKKFYSLINVLGLAVGIFCCIFIFLYVQDELSYDKFNTHSDRIYRVASDITFGGNHFELATAPAPMAYTLKDDFPEVREVTRFNNQGDYLVRYKEQVFKEDNVVFADSTIFKVLTFQFIEGDPNTALTAPHSVVITQTAAEKYFGSEDPIGKTLRFDNSSDMTVTGVVKDLPQNSHFHFPIYVSMSTFADSKNTWWLSNNYNTYLLLAEGTDAAEFEQKLNNHVLKNYVLPQALQLLNVTEEDIASSGTDIHYYLQSLTDIHLHSNLTVELGVNGSIQYVYIFSAIAIFVLLIACINFMNLSTARSAGRAREVGVRKVLGSGKSSLIGQFLFESVLLSMIAFLIAMAGVQIAMPYFNELSGKSFDPALFTNPELMIFLIASSLMIGLLAGIYPAFFLSSFQPVKVLKGSVSQGAKSKKLRSGLVVTQFAISIILIIGTVVIYQQLQFVQQKNPGYEKSQVLIVENAYGLEQNLPVFKENMKRLPQVENVTISSFLPVPSSRTDTPFYTGSQMTNENSVSMQIWNVDYDYIPTLKMEMADGRNFSRDMGTDSSAIVINQKAADLFGFENPIGEEIRTLNEFGEDEGYTAYHVIGVVEDFHFESMHQNIGALGLRLGRSSGLAAIRFDAAGASEIIQTARREWDKLAPDQPFSYTFMNSSFESMYRAEQRMGTIMTIFSALAIFVACLGLFAMAAFSAEQRTKEIGVRKVLGATVTDIVSLLSKDYILLVLIGFAIAVPIAWYTMSGWLKDFAYRIDINIWMFIGAGAVTLVIALLTVSWQSIKAALMNPVKSLRNE